The following are from one region of the Nitrospirota bacterium genome:
- the hisD gene encoding histidinol dehydrogenase, protein MKLIKERQVKAFIKSFRTRALAGGSIENTVRKILDSVRNRGDKAVREYTEKFDSIKLGRLSIEKREIEVSCKTADKKVLKALELSARRIRAFHEIQQEESWYFSEDGITLGQIIRPIERVGVYVPGGKASYPSTVLMNVIPAQVAGVDEIALCVPTPGGEINPYVMAAIKLLGVKEVYRIGGAQAIGAMAYGTETIRKVDKIVGPGNIYVATAKKMVFGEVDIDMIAGPSEILIIADKTASPSFIAADLLSQAEHDEMASSILITSSQSLAKSVKKELERQLKGLRRKDIAKKSIDKYGAIIITKALANAIDIANDIAPEHLEIVVEEPMELLPKIKNAGAIFLGPWTPEPLGDYSAGPNHTLPTGGTARFSSPLGVYDFVKRSSLLSFTKEGFLKLAKTVETIADIEGLEAHGNTIKMRMRE, encoded by the coding sequence ATGAAACTGATAAAAGAACGCCAGGTTAAGGCATTTATAAAGTCCTTCCGCACAAGGGCATTGGCCGGAGGCAGTATTGAGAATACTGTCAGAAAAATCCTTGATAGTGTCAGAAACAGAGGGGATAAAGCTGTCAGGGAATATACCGAAAAGTTTGATTCAATTAAGTTAGGACGACTCTCAATAGAGAAGAGGGAGATAGAGGTATCCTGTAAGACTGCTGATAAAAAGGTTTTAAAAGCCCTTGAGCTTTCAGCCAGAAGGATAAGGGCATTCCATGAAATACAGCAAGAAGAATCGTGGTATTTCTCTGAAGATGGCATTACCCTCGGCCAGATTATAAGGCCCATTGAAAGGGTTGGTGTTTATGTGCCTGGAGGTAAGGCATCCTACCCGTCAACAGTGCTCATGAATGTAATACCTGCTCAGGTGGCTGGAGTAGATGAGATTGCTTTATGTGTGCCAACACCAGGGGGAGAGATAAACCCCTATGTCATGGCAGCAATAAAGCTCCTCGGTGTCAAAGAGGTCTACAGGATTGGAGGGGCCCAGGCAATAGGAGCAATGGCATACGGCACAGAGACTATAAGAAAAGTTGATAAGATAGTCGGCCCTGGGAATATTTATGTAGCGACCGCAAAGAAGATGGTCTTCGGTGAGGTGGATATCGATATGATTGCCGGGCCAAGCGAGATATTGATAATAGCAGATAAAACCGCCAGCCCATCATTCATAGCAGCAGACCTGCTCAGCCAGGCAGAGCACGATGAGATGGCATCATCAATATTAATTACCAGCTCACAGTCCCTGGCAAAGAGTGTTAAAAAAGAGCTTGAGCGACAGCTTAAAGGACTCAGGCGAAAGGACATTGCAAAAAAGTCTATCGATAAGTATGGGGCAATAATAATCACAAAAGCCCTTGCCAATGCGATTGACATAGCCAATGACATAGCCCCTGAACACCTTGAGATTGTTGTTGAGGAGCCTATGGAGCTCTTGCCAAAAATTAAAAATGCAGGGGCAATATTCCTCGGCCCATGGACACCCGAGCCATTGGGTGATTACTCAGCAGGCCCGAATCATACCCTTCCAACAGGAGGAACTGCAAGATTTTCCTCTCCCCTCGGAGTTTATGACTTTGTAAAGCGATCAAGCCTTCTGTCTTTTACAAAGGAGGGCTTTCTGAAACTCGCAAAGACAGTTGAGACAATTGCAGACATCGAAGGCCTCGAGGCACATGGCAATACAATAAAAATGAGGATGCGAGAATAG
- a CDS encoding rubrerythrin yields the protein MLSKIPVNIEKIKKGDLNKEILRVAIIAELDAVNLYEQLAAMTERDDIKKIFLDIAKEEKTHVGEFQTLLLKEDKEQARELEKGKEEVEELIGK from the coding sequence ATGCTATCGAAGATACCCGTAAATATTGAGAAAATAAAAAAAGGGGATTTAAACAAGGAAATACTGCGTGTGGCAATAATAGCAGAGTTAGATGCAGTGAATCTCTATGAGCAACTTGCAGCAATGACAGAAAGAGATGATATTAAGAAGATTTTCCTGGATATAGCTAAGGAAGAAAAAACCCATGTAGGTGAATTTCAAACACTGCTCTTAAAAGAAGATAAAGAACAAGCGAGAGAATTAGAAAAGGGCAAAGAAGAAGTAGAGGAATTAATAGGAAAGTAA